In Quercus robur chromosome 10, dhQueRobu3.1, whole genome shotgun sequence, a genomic segment contains:
- the LOC126701891 gene encoding heat shock factor-binding protein has product MDGHDGEDPKQSTADMTVFVQNLLQQMQTRFQQMSDSIVTKIDEMGGRINELEQSINDLRAEMGVESSPSPVPPTKPQLDDVKKEEGSA; this is encoded by the exons atg gaTGGACATGATGGGGAAGATCCTAAGCAAAGCACTGCTGATATGACTGTTTTT GTGCAAAATCTTCTGCAGCAGATG CAAACAAGGTTCCAACAAATGTCCGACTCGATTGTTACAAAGA TTGATGAGATGGGAGGCCGCATAAATGAATTGGAGCAAAGCATCAATGATCTACGAGCAGAGATGGGCGTGGAGAGCTCTCCATCTCCAGTTCCCCCAACCAAGCCACAGTTAGATGATGTGAAGAAAGAGGAAGGTTCTGCATAG
- the LOC126701890 gene encoding rapid alkalinization factor-like — MANSTSFIMAFYMLLITTLIMISSTNASLDHSLSWVPRKNSNHCQGSIAECMADGNEFDMDSEINRRILATTQYISYGALQRNTVPCSQRGASYYNCKAGAEANPYNRGCSAITRCRS, encoded by the coding sequence atggctAACTCAACCTCTTTTATCATGGCCTTCTACATGCTACTGATCACAACCCTGATTATGATCTCCTCCACCAACGCAAGCTTGGACCACAGCTTGAGCTGGGTGCCAAGGAAAAACTCAAACCACTGCCAAGGTTCCATTGCTGAGTGCATGGCTGATGGCAATGAATTTGATATGGACTCTGAGATCAACAGGCGCATCTTGGCAACCACTCAGTACATAAGCTATGGAGCACTGCAAAGGAACACTGTGCCATGCTCTCAAAGAGGTGCCTCCTACTACAACTGCAAGGCTGGTGCTGAGGCTAACCCCTATAACCGTGGTTGCAGTGCCATCACTCGATGCCGTAGTTGa
- the LOC126702800 gene encoding signal recognition particle 14 kDa protein-like, which produces MVLLQPDPFLNELTSMFERSTEKGSVWVTLKRSSLKSKVKRNKMTTAGEAIEYRCLIRATDGKKTISTSVGAKDHQRFQASYATILKAHMTALKKRERKDKKKGAEGDKKEGGVKKPKRV; this is translated from the exons ATG GTTCTTTTACAACCAGACCCGTTTCTTAATGAACTCACCAGCATGTTTGAGCGCAGCACCGAGAAGGGTTCTGTTTGGGTTACTCTTAAACGAT CATCTTTAAAGTCTAAGGTGAAGAGGAATAAAATGACAACTGCTGGTGAAGCGATTGAGTACAGATGCCTTATCCGTGCTACTGATGGGAAAAAGACAATTTCTACTTCG GTTGGAGCAAAGGATCATCAGCGCTTCCAAGCTTCTTATGCAACTATCCTTAAGGCCCACATGACAGCTTTaaagaagagggagagaaaggatAAGAAAAAAGGTGCAGAGGGTGATAAGAAGGAAGGGGGTGTGAAGAAGCCCAAGAGGGTGTAA